A window of Bacteroidota bacterium contains these coding sequences:
- a CDS encoding DUF2807 domain-containing protein gives MKTIKTAILFFTILAFSSCKKELNGSGNFTTVQRELPAFTKVELDENFRVNLVQDGNSFIEMYGEDNILPEIETEVLAGRLSIRFSDYRQRYDHNGVTVTVHSPLYNTVELRSSGTIVSRGTLNGSVMNVSLSGSGKVDLALDTMDVRTTVSGSGNILLSGASVYAEHTISGSGDVRSYNLKSKNTKVTVSGSGDCEVSAFDNLDVTISGSGNVYFTGSPGLVTHIVGSGNVIHQ, from the coding sequence ATGAAAACAATTAAGACTGCAATTTTATTCTTTACAATTCTCGCATTTTCCTCTTGCAAAAAGGAATTGAACGGGTCAGGCAATTTTACAACTGTGCAAAGAGAGCTACCTGCTTTTACAAAAGTAGAGCTTGATGAAAATTTCAGAGTGAATCTGGTCCAGGATGGAAATAGTTTTATTGAAATGTATGGCGAGGATAATATTCTTCCGGAAATCGAAACAGAAGTACTGGCTGGCCGCCTGTCTATTCGTTTCAGTGATTACAGACAGCGTTATGATCATAATGGGGTAACGGTTACTGTACATTCGCCACTTTACAATACTGTTGAATTGAGGAGTTCCGGTACAATTGTGAGCAGAGGAACTCTTAATGGAAGTGTGATGAATGTGAGTCTGAGCGGTTCAGGAAAAGTAGATCTTGCTCTGGATACCATGGATGTTCGTACCACAGTTTCCGGTTCCGGAAATATTTTATTGAGTGGTGCTTCAGTTTACGCTGAGCATACCATTTCCGGTTCAGGAGATGTGCGCAGTTATAATTTAAAAAGTAAAAACACAAAAGTGACAGTGTCCGGTTCCGGAGATTGTGAGGTAAGCGCTTTTGATAATCTTGATGTGACAATCAGTGGAAGCGGCAATGTATACTTTACCGGCTCGCCCGGGTTAGTCACACACATCGTCGGCTCAGGTAATGTGATTCATCAATAA
- a CDS encoding T9SS type A sorting domain-containing protein — protein MSPFINSSVFKTLLVVTLLIQFNRTSAQLSSITKNFGGGNNDYAYNSTVTKDGDVIIVGSTESFGSGTLDTSDNYILKLDRSGNVLWSKTVGSASLEELYWVESTEDSAFVVCGTIRKLPNFPNELEVFKIDDSGNVLWKKRYTITGSEVAHCIRSVPGGFLLICETDNGTDYDFAVIRLDLNGDVLWNHTYGTNEFDIPIHAERTSDGGYLIGGNSRVGNYYSSVYLVKIDSIGNFLWSKKYNTSPAFSKCSLSRVLETQDHGFIIAGATNADNLVINDALLIRTDSVGNMRWIYTYGEQGDDHAFDMKILQDGTYLFCGSTSSVDITGLNDMMLMQVDTSGNLIGNWAWGNAGQEEDAYSFELLENSVVMLSGITDYSVTGWFDIAVEISSLDPGGNCNQLNPVFRRLPSTINIISGPTVADTLIINVSSLPLPENHGSADTTICSTLMNVNDLDFSLTGSVYPNPVTNALYYNFDNSFTNNPAQFILTDVHGEIVLVHDITGVPNGKIQLKGLSDGIYYGRINCGALSWQGKIIIMD, from the coding sequence ATGAGCCCATTCATCAATTCTTCCGTATTCAAAACTCTTTTGGTTGTCACTTTATTGATACAATTTAATCGAACGAGTGCTCAATTATCAAGCATAACAAAAAACTTTGGAGGTGGAAACAATGATTATGCATACAACAGCACAGTTACAAAAGACGGAGATGTAATCATTGTAGGGTCTACAGAAAGCTTTGGTTCGGGAACCCTAGACACATCGGATAATTATATACTAAAATTGGATCGCAGTGGAAATGTACTGTGGAGCAAGACTGTTGGCTCTGCAAGTCTGGAAGAACTTTATTGGGTTGAGTCAACCGAAGATAGCGCATTTGTGGTTTGTGGGACGATCAGAAAATTGCCCAACTTTCCCAATGAACTCGAAGTTTTCAAGATTGACGATTCCGGAAATGTATTATGGAAAAAAAGATATACCATCACGGGATCTGAAGTCGCGCATTGTATTCGTTCGGTTCCCGGAGGCTTCCTTTTAATTTGTGAAACAGATAACGGGACCGACTATGATTTCGCGGTTATCCGTCTTGATCTTAACGGGGATGTATTATGGAACCATACTTATGGTACCAATGAATTCGACATACCGATACATGCGGAACGAACATCGGATGGGGGTTATCTGATAGGAGGAAATTCACGCGTGGGAAATTATTACAGTTCAGTATATCTTGTAAAAATTGACAGCATTGGAAATTTCTTGTGGTCAAAAAAATACAATACATCTCCTGCGTTTTCGAAATGTTCTTTGAGTCGTGTATTGGAAACTCAGGATCATGGGTTCATAATTGCCGGAGCAACCAATGCTGATAATCTCGTCATCAATGACGCGCTTTTAATTCGTACAGATAGTGTAGGTAACATGAGATGGATTTATACTTATGGTGAGCAAGGGGACGATCACGCTTTTGATATGAAAATTTTGCAAGACGGAACATATTTGTTTTGTGGTAGCACTTCCTCGGTTGACATCACCGGACTCAATGACATGATGCTGATGCAGGTGGACACATCCGGTAATTTAATTGGAAATTGGGCATGGGGAAATGCCGGACAGGAGGAGGATGCCTATTCTTTTGAATTGCTTGAAAATTCCGTGGTAATGCTAAGTGGAATTACGGATTATTCAGTTACCGGTTGGTTTGATATCGCTGTTGAAATATCATCACTGGACCCGGGTGGCAATTGTAATCAACTGAATCCGGTTTTCAGAAGACTGCCAAGCACCATTAATATAATTTCAGGACCAACCGTTGCTGACACTCTGATTATAAATGTTTCATCATTGCCTCTGCCGGAAAACCACGGAAGCGCTGACACCACAATTTGTTCTACACTCATGAATGTTAATGATCTTGATTTTTCTTTGACCGGCAGCGTCTATCCGAATCCGGTTACAAACGCATTGTATTATAATTTTGATAATTCATTTACAAATAATCCTGCACAATTTATCCTGACAGATGTGCATGGGGAGATTGTGCTGGTTCATGATATTACCGGAGTGCCCAATGGGAAAATTCAGCTTAAAGGATTATCTGATGGAATTTATTATGGCAGAATCAACTGTGGCGCTTTATCGTGGCAGGGCAAAATAATAATAATGGATTAA
- a CDS encoding GNAT family N-acetyltransferase, producing the protein MIEIREATIHDIDQIAFLFDQYRIFYKKTSDPEGAKKFISDRFNKKESVIFIAVDTIQIIGFVQLYPLFSSTRMKRLWLLNDLFVSSEHRGLGYSVQLIEKCKSFCLETGACGLILETAIDNAIGNNLYPGTGFTLDKEFNRYYWDV; encoded by the coding sequence ATGATAGAAATCAGAGAAGCAACAATTCATGACATTGATCAAATCGCGTTTCTCTTCGATCAATATCGTATTTTTTACAAAAAGACTTCCGATCCGGAAGGGGCAAAAAAATTTATATCTGATCGATTTAATAAAAAGGAATCTGTAATTTTTATTGCAGTTGATACAATCCAAATTATCGGATTCGTTCAATTGTATCCTCTTTTTTCCTCCACACGAATGAAAAGACTTTGGCTTCTGAACGACTTGTTCGTTTCTTCCGAACACCGGGGTTTAGGTTATTCTGTGCAATTGATAGAAAAATGCAAATCCTTTTGTCTCGAAACAGGAGCTTGCGGTTTAATTCTTGAAACTGCGATTGATAATGCAATTGGAAACAACTTGTACCCCGGAACCGGCTTTACACTTGACAAAGAGTTTAACCGGTATTATTGGGACGTGTGA
- a CDS encoding aldehyde dehydrogenase family protein — translation MKTDTIVANEYGIADVLKTLGIKETNAGACTGTQWFDTKGEIIESYSPADGALIGKIKQATADDYEKIIKTAEAAFKTWRMMPAPKRGEIVRQIGDQLRQYKEPLGKLVSYEMGKIYQEGLGEVQEMIDICDFAVGLSRQLHGFTMHSERPKHRMYEQYHPLGIVGVISAFNFPVAVWSWNAMLAMVCGDVVVWKPSSKVMLCAIAVHNIIVDVLKKNNVPEGVVNLVAGGSKYVGDNFLADKRVPLISATGSTRVGKRVGAIVGERLGRSLLELGGNNAIIITENADLDMALRAVLFGSVGTAGQRCTSTRRLIIHESVYETFKSKLVKAYGHIPIGHPLDSKTLVGPLIDKGAVQDFLNAIENVKKQGGKILLGGSVVTGDGYESGCYVNPCIAEVNGNLDIVCHETFAPLLYLMKYKNMDEAIELHNGVPQGLSSAIFSRNMLETERFLSHEGSDCGIANVNIGTSGAEIGGAFGGEKETGGGRESGSDSWKVYMRRQTNTINFSTELPLAQGIKFDTGE, via the coding sequence TTTGATACAAAAGGTGAGATTATTGAATCCTATTCACCTGCTGATGGCGCCTTGATTGGTAAAATCAAACAAGCAACTGCTGATGATTATGAAAAAATCATCAAAACTGCTGAAGCCGCTTTCAAAACCTGGAGGATGATGCCTGCTCCAAAAAGAGGTGAAATTGTCCGACAAATCGGTGATCAATTGCGTCAATACAAAGAACCTCTTGGTAAGCTCGTTTCCTATGAAATGGGTAAAATTTACCAGGAAGGATTAGGAGAAGTTCAGGAGATGATTGACATCTGTGATTTTGCTGTGGGTTTATCCCGACAGCTCCATGGATTCACGATGCATAGCGAACGTCCGAAACACAGAATGTACGAACAATACCATCCGCTTGGTATTGTCGGTGTGATTTCAGCCTTCAACTTCCCTGTTGCTGTCTGGTCCTGGAATGCGATGCTGGCAATGGTTTGCGGTGATGTGGTTGTATGGAAGCCAAGTTCTAAAGTAATGCTTTGTGCTATCGCGGTTCACAACATTATTGTCGATGTTCTAAAAAAGAATAATGTTCCTGAAGGTGTTGTCAATCTCGTTGCCGGCGGATCAAAATATGTGGGAGATAATTTCCTTGCTGACAAACGCGTGCCACTTATTTCCGCTACCGGTTCCACACGAGTAGGAAAGCGAGTTGGTGCAATCGTTGGCGAACGTCTTGGTCGTAGCTTGCTTGAACTGGGAGGAAACAACGCGATTATCATTACTGAAAATGCAGATCTTGACATGGCCTTGCGTGCCGTTCTTTTTGGCTCAGTAGGAACTGCCGGTCAACGCTGTACTTCAACACGTCGTTTGATCATTCATGAATCTGTTTATGAAACCTTCAAATCAAAACTGGTAAAAGCCTACGGGCATATTCCGATCGGCCATCCGCTGGATTCAAAAACACTGGTTGGTCCGCTCATCGACAAAGGTGCGGTTCAGGATTTCCTGAATGCAATTGAAAATGTAAAAAAACAAGGTGGAAAAATTCTCCTTGGCGGAAGCGTGGTAACCGGTGACGGTTATGAAAGCGGATGCTACGTGAACCCTTGTATCGCTGAAGTAAACGGCAACCTGGACATCGTTTGCCACGAAACATTCGCTCCATTGCTGTATTTGATGAAATACAAAAACATGGATGAAGCAATTGAATTACACAACGGCGTACCACAAGGATTATCATCAGCTATCTTCTCAAGAAATATGCTTGAAACCGAACGCTTCCTTTCTCACGAAGGTAGCGACTGCGGTATCGCTAATGTGAACATCGGAACATCCGGTGCTGAAATCGGTGGCGCTTTCGGTGGTGAAAAAGAAACTGGTGGTGGTCGTGAATCAGGTTCCGACTCCTGGAAAGTATATATGCGCCGACAAACGAATACGATCAACTTTAGCACTGAACTTCCGCTTGCTCAGGGAATTAAATTTGATACAGGAGAATAA
- a CDS encoding TlpA family protein disulfide reductase, which yields MNKYLLIVLLFCSQFTKGQILSGMWRGEIELNDSTVLPFNFQAFSRNLDIMNGEERIHVKDITVVNDSVLIQLPVFNSEFRCKMTDKTLRGYFFNYTRKTNNILSFNATQNLSYRFTEHPVPPRSNLSGRWEVIFDDEDPGSKMAVGIFQQHENSLTGTFLTTTGDYRYLEGEVSGNKLSLSAFDGSHAFLFYATILENGTLRGDFYSGSHFHETWSAFRNDSAELPDAESLTFIKPGYDKLNFKFPDENGDSISISDSRFQNKVVIVTLTGTWCPNCMDETKFLVDFYSQYRSKSVEIIALDFERVLDSASVKRSIDKLKKQMGVEYPVLFAGTNDRTSAAKSLPMLNHILGYPTTIFIDKKGNVRKIHTGFSGPATGNDYTRFKESFIRFIDKLIAE from the coding sequence ATGAATAAATACCTTCTCATTGTTTTATTGTTCTGCAGTCAATTTACCAAAGGACAAATCCTATCCGGAATGTGGAGAGGGGAAATTGAGCTAAACGACTCTACAGTTTTACCTTTTAATTTTCAGGCATTCAGTCGGAATCTGGACATTATGAATGGTGAAGAACGAATTCATGTCAAAGACATCACCGTAGTCAACGACTCCGTTTTAATTCAACTTCCGGTTTTCAATTCTGAGTTTCGATGTAAAATGACAGACAAAACTCTCCGGGGATATTTTTTCAATTACACACGAAAAACTAACAACATCCTGTCATTTAATGCCACACAAAATTTATCTTACCGTTTCACTGAGCACCCTGTTCCACCTCGTTCCAATCTTAGTGGTCGCTGGGAAGTTATATTCGACGATGAAGATCCTGGGTCAAAAATGGCTGTAGGCATTTTTCAGCAACACGAAAATTCTCTTACCGGTACTTTTCTGACAACAACGGGCGACTATCGTTATCTCGAAGGGGAAGTATCTGGAAATAAACTATCATTGTCAGCCTTTGATGGCTCTCATGCTTTTCTCTTTTATGCTACGATCCTTGAGAATGGAACCTTGCGCGGCGATTTTTATTCGGGATCCCATTTTCATGAAACCTGGAGCGCTTTCCGTAATGATAGTGCGGAACTTCCCGATGCAGAATCACTCACGTTTATAAAACCGGGATATGATAAGTTGAATTTTAAATTTCCTGATGAGAATGGCGACTCTATCTCAATAAGTGATTCACGATTTCAAAACAAAGTTGTAATTGTAACACTCACTGGAACCTGGTGTCCAAACTGTATGGATGAGACGAAATTTCTGGTTGATTTTTATTCACAATACAGATCAAAAAGCGTTGAAATTATAGCACTCGATTTTGAAAGAGTCCTCGATTCCGCATCGGTAAAACGCAGTATTGATAAATTAAAAAAACAAATGGGAGTTGAATATCCGGTTTTGTTTGCCGGCACAAATGACAGAACATCCGCAGCCAAAAGCCTGCCAATGCTAAATCACATTCTAGGCTATCCAACTACAATTTTTATTGATAAAAAAGGAAATGTTAGAAAAATTCACACCGGATTTTCCGGACCTGCAACCGGCAATGATTATACTCGGTTCAAAGAATCATTTATTCGGTTCATTGACAAATTAATTGCAGAATAA